The following proteins come from a genomic window of Miscanthus floridulus cultivar M001 chromosome 2, ASM1932011v1, whole genome shotgun sequence:
- the LOC136538629 gene encoding uncharacterized protein, translating into MEIRSDLMDAHLYAFKRTILQDVLEQKEAYRSIRLEVLPYLVRSQLRSAPSGGSGTAVDETGSSAVQSSGNLQCLSQHRVIASSAFKQNVLSRSSGGHRCCAYIATKSKYCHRLNSIQSYCDINRDVIGEASHLSGYSFSAQNNIIHPSSVLGSKTTIGPHCILAEGSQLGDKCSVKRSVIGRHCRIGSNVKIVNSVVMNHVVMEDGCHIQGSVVCNNVQLQERAVLKDCQVGAGYIVTAGSEHKAESLARKYSEL; encoded by the exons ATGGAAATTCGAAGTGACCTAATGGATGCACATCTTTATGCTTTTAAGAG GACAATATTACAGGACGTATTGGAACAGAAGGAAGCATACCGTAGCATTAGACTTGAAGTCCTCCCGTATTTAGTTAGGAGTCAATTG AGATCAGCTCCATCAGGTGGCAGTGGAACAGCAGTTGACGAAACTGGGAGCAGTGCTGTTCAGTCCAGTGGTAATTTGCAGTGTTTGTCGCAGCATCGTGTCATTGCATCATCTGCTTTCAAACAGAATGTACTATCAAGATCAAGTGGTGGACATAGGTGCTGTGCTTATATTGCTACTAAAAGCAAATACTGTCACCGCTTGAACTCAATTCAATCATATTGTGATATCAATCGAGAT GTTATAGGGGAAGCTAGCCACCTGTCTGGTTATTCGTTCTCCGCACAAAACAATATCATCCACCCATCCTCTGTTCTTGGATCAAAGACTACA ATAGGACCACATTGTATTCTTGCTGAGGGTTCACAGCTAGGTGACAAGTGTAGTGTGAAGCGATCCGTAATTGGTCGTCATTGCCGAATTGGTTCCAATGTAAAG ATTGTCAACTCTGTTGTGATGAATCACGTTGTTATGGAAGATGGTTGCCACATCCAAGGTTCTGTTGTATGTAATAATGTTCAACTGCAAGAACGGGCTGTTCTGAAAGATTGCCAG GTTGGAGCTGGTTATATTGTGACTGCTGGCAGCGAGCACAAAGCAGAATCCCTAGCAAGAAAGTACAGTGAGCTTTGA
- the LOC136538631 gene encoding probable anion transporter 7, with protein MVRMRFPKRYLIVLLTFICTNVCYIERVGFSIAYTVAADAIGVNQANKGMILSMFYCGYVLSQIPGGWAAQRIGGRRVLLLSFVLWSMICGLIPLDPNRVTILVLSRLFVGVAQGFIFPAIHTVLAQWVPPQERSRSVSLTTSGMYLGAACGMLFFPSLVKHTGPQSVFFVEAVLGVAWSVIWLKFSSDPPRTDLPKVSMPKVASRDMIKAQAGGVVAPRTVKIPWRRIIFSLPVWAIVVNNFTFHYALYVLMNWLPTYFELGLKLSLQDMGSSKMLPYFNMFIFSNIGGVIADHLITRRILSVTKTRKLLNTIGFIVSAFALMVLPLFSTPSGTVMCSAISLGFLALGRAGFAVNHMDVAPKFAGIVMGVSNTAGTLAGIVGVGLTGNILEVAKASNKDLTDSETWKTVFFVPAYLCIFSSVIFLIFSTGEKIFE; from the coding sequence ATGGTGAGAATGAGGTTCCCGAAACGTTATCTCATAGTATTGCTGACATTCATCTGCACAAATGTTTGCTACATTGAGCGCGTGGGTTTCTCGATTGCTTACACTGTCGCAGCTGATGCCATCGGTGTGAATCAAGCCAACAAGGGCATGATACTGTCTATGTTCTATTGTGGTTATGTTTTATCACAGATTCCTGGTGGATGGGCAGCACAGAGAATAGGAGGCAGACGTGTTCTGCTACTGTCATTCGTGTTGTGGTCTATGATATGTGGTTTAATTCCACTCGATCCCAACAGAGTAACCATTCTGGTCCTATCTCGCCTATTTGTTGGTGTAGCACAAGGTTTCATATTTCCTGCCATTCACACTGTTCTGGCGCAGTGGGTGCCACCACAGGAGCGCTCTCGCTCGGTATCTCTCACTACCTCAGGGATGTATCTTGGTGCAGCCTGTGGCATGCTTTTCTTCCCAAGTCTAGTGAAGCACACGGGACCCCAGTCAGTTTTCTTTGTTGAAGCAGTGTTGGGAGTAGCATGGTCTGTAATATGGTTGAAATTTTCCAGTGACCCACCTCGTACTGATCTTCCAAAGGTATCAATGCCAAAAGTGGCATCTCGAGACATGATTAAGGCACAGGCAGGAGGGGTTGTCGCACCTCGAACAGTAAAGATCCCATGGCGAAGGATAATATTCAGTCTACCTGTCTGGGCAATCGTTGTAAACAACTTCACCTTCCACTATGCCCTGTATGTTCTTATGAACTGGCTCCCTACCTATTTTGAGCTTGGACTTAAGCTTAGCCTCCAGGATATGGGTTCCTCAAAGATGCTTCCCTATTTCAATATGTTCATTTTCTCCAATATCGGTGGTGTGATTGCTGATCACTTGATTACAAGGAGGATTTTGTCTGTTACCAAGACAAGGAAGCTTCTGAACACCATAGGGTTCATTGTCTCAGCATTTGCACTCATGGTCCTTCCTTTATTTAGCACACCCTCGGGCACTGTAATGTGTTCAGCGATATCCCTTGGTTTTCTTGCTCTAGGAAGAGCAGGGTTTGCTGTAAACCATATGGATGTTGCTCCGAAGTTTGCAGGGATAGTAATGGGGGTCTCAAATACGGCAGGGACACTGGCTGGAATTGTTGGTGTCGGCCTCACTGGGAATATTCTGGAGGTGGCAAAGGCTTCTAACAAGGATCTAACAGACTCGGAAACCTGGAAAACAGTTTTCTTTGTTCCAGCATACCTTTGTATTTTCAGTTCTGTCATTTTTTTAATCTTTTCAACTGGCGAAAAGATCTTCGAATAA